One stretch of Chryseobacterium indologenes DNA includes these proteins:
- a CDS encoding dipeptidase → MNTINIDLHCDLLYYLLRSNSTIDDKEIGCSLPYLQEGNVKLQVMAIYAGTGEGSTAYGLQQGQLFSDLIKNENFFLFEKENYKNPENKNRVGVMASIENASAFCDENETLESGFKNLEAIIEKTQKVLYIGITHHLENRFGGGNNATVGLKEDGKALIDYIAGRKIAIDLAHTSDQLAYDIFNYTDQRNYSIPILASHSNYRTIYKNNRNLPDELAKEVINRNGLIGLNFIKDYVDVEHPERIYEHIQYGLDLGGENSIAYGADYFYWKDHPDTSRHPFFFEEHSNASVYPFINREIEERFSSKLVEKISHENALHFIDRIYK, encoded by the coding sequence ATGAATACAATCAACATTGATCTTCACTGTGACCTGCTGTACTATTTACTAAGGTCCAACTCAACAATTGATGATAAAGAAATAGGATGTTCACTGCCATATCTGCAGGAAGGGAATGTAAAGCTTCAGGTAATGGCTATTTATGCAGGAACTGGTGAAGGAAGTACAGCGTATGGACTACAGCAAGGCCAATTATTTTCGGATCTCATCAAAAATGAAAATTTTTTCCTGTTTGAGAAGGAAAACTATAAGAACCCTGAAAATAAAAATCGGGTAGGAGTCATGGCTTCCATAGAAAATGCATCTGCTTTCTGTGATGAAAATGAAACCCTGGAATCCGGATTTAAAAATCTTGAAGCCATCATTGAAAAAACTCAGAAAGTGCTCTATATTGGAATTACCCATCATTTAGAAAACCGTTTCGGAGGCGGAAACAATGCTACTGTCGGACTAAAAGAAGATGGAAAAGCTTTAATCGATTATATAGCAGGCCGAAAGATTGCCATAGATCTGGCCCACACAAGTGATCAGCTGGCTTATGATATTTTTAATTATACAGATCAGAGAAATTATTCAATTCCTATTCTGGCAAGTCATTCCAATTACAGAACGATCTATAAAAACAACCGAAATCTTCCGGATGAACTGGCTAAAGAAGTCATTAATAGAAATGGCCTGATTGGGTTGAATTTTATCAAAGATTATGTAGATGTTGAGCATCCTGAAAGGATTTACGAACATATCCAGTACGGACTTGATCTGGGGGGAGAAAACAGTATAGCTTATGGAGCAGACTATTTCTATTGGAAAGATCATCCGGACACCTCACGCCATCCGTTTTTCTTTGAAGAACATTCCAATGCATCTGTTTATCCATTCATTAACAGAGAAATTGAAGAAAGATTCTCTTCTAAACTTGTAGAAAAGATCAGTCATGAAAATGCTTTACACTTTATAGATCGCATTTATAAATAA
- a CDS encoding response regulator transcription factor, which translates to MIKVAITDDHPLLLEGLKNILGNNDSIDVVDCYKSVSEMNAGLKKQVVDILLLDINLADINSIELIKPLKKKYENLQIIMLSVHNELPVINSTLAEGALGYIQKNASVSEILEGINTVYNGNRFLCSQTTSVLEKKSTDGLNQVPKLTRREKEILAEAAKGLTTNQMAEKLFISPHTVESHRKNLIEKFQTSNLSSAIKLAIEYGLIIE; encoded by the coding sequence ATGATAAAAGTAGCCATAACAGACGATCACCCGCTTCTATTAGAAGGGTTGAAGAATATTTTAGGAAATAACGATAGTATAGATGTCGTAGATTGTTACAAAAGCGTTTCAGAAATGAATGCAGGTCTGAAAAAACAGGTTGTTGATATTTTGTTGTTAGATATTAATCTGGCAGACATCAACAGTATTGAGCTCATAAAGCCGTTAAAGAAAAAGTACGAAAATCTCCAGATTATTATGCTCAGTGTTCATAATGAGCTGCCTGTCATAAACAGTACTTTGGCCGAAGGAGCTTTGGGATATATTCAAAAAAATGCCTCAGTTTCCGAAATTCTGGAAGGGATTAATACGGTCTATAATGGTAACCGGTTTTTATGCTCGCAAACTACATCTGTTTTAGAGAAAAAATCAACTGATGGATTGAATCAGGTTCCTAAATTAACCCGAAGGGAAAAAGAAATTCTGGCCGAAGCTGCCAAAGGGCTTACTACCAATCAGATGGCAGAGAAACTTTTTATCAGTCCACATACCGTAGAAAGCCACCGGAAAAATCTTATTGAAAAATTTCAAACCTCCAATCTTAGTTCAGCTATTAAACTGGCCATAGAATACGGTTTGATTATCGAATAG
- the thrS gene encoding threonine--tRNA ligase, with the protein MIKITLPDNSVKEFEGAVTPLDVAKSISEGLARNTISAIVNDKQVEITTPITTDSTVQLLTWNDDLGKKAFWHSSAHLLAQAILEFYPNAKLTIGPAIENGFYYDVDFGDESLSEKDFEKIEKKVLENAKKGSTFSLYPVSKEEALKTYADNPYKVELISNLNDGEITFVTHDNFTDLCRGGHIPNTGIVKAVKILNAAGAYWRGNENNPQLTRVYGISFPKQKELTEYLERLEEAKRRDHRKLGKELGIFAFSEKVGAGLPLWLPKGTALRRKLENFLSEAQKKGGYEFVMSPHIGAKELYVTSGHWDKYGADSFQPIKTPNEGEEFLLKPMNCPHHCEIYKTSQWSYRDLPKRYAEFGTVYRYEQSGELHGLTRVRGFTQDDAHLFCTPDQLSEEFEKVIDLTLYVFKSLGFEDFVTQVSLRDPENKEKYIGTDENWEKAENAIINAAQKKGLKTVVEYGEAAFYGPKLDFMVKDALGRKWQLGTIQVDYNLPERFDLHYIGNDNEKHRPVMIHRAPFGSMERFIAILLENTAGDFPLWLSPDQFIILPISEKYVDYAKKVSQFLENHDISGQIDDRNEKTGKKIRDAELKKIPFMLVVGENEEKEGTISVRRRGEGDLGVMNLEDFAAYFKKEAAV; encoded by the coding sequence ATGATAAAAATTACACTTCCAGACAATAGTGTCAAAGAATTCGAGGGAGCAGTTACTCCTCTAGATGTGGCAAAATCTATAAGCGAGGGATTGGCTAGAAATACCATTTCCGCAATTGTTAATGACAAACAAGTAGAAATCACCACACCTATAACCACGGATTCTACGGTACAGTTATTGACCTGGAATGATGATCTTGGAAAGAAAGCTTTCTGGCATTCTTCTGCCCATCTTTTGGCGCAGGCTATCCTTGAGTTTTATCCTAATGCTAAGTTGACAATAGGTCCGGCAATCGAGAACGGATTCTACTATGATGTGGATTTCGGGGATGAAAGTTTATCTGAAAAAGATTTTGAAAAGATTGAGAAGAAGGTTCTTGAAAATGCAAAGAAAGGTTCAACTTTCTCTTTGTATCCGGTTTCTAAGGAAGAAGCTTTAAAGACCTATGCAGATAACCCTTACAAGGTAGAGTTGATTTCTAATCTGAATGATGGAGAAATCACTTTTGTAACCCATGATAACTTCACAGATTTATGCCGTGGAGGACACATTCCGAATACAGGAATTGTAAAGGCTGTTAAGATTTTAAATGCTGCCGGAGCTTATTGGAGAGGAAATGAAAACAACCCTCAGCTAACCAGAGTGTATGGTATTTCTTTCCCTAAGCAAAAGGAACTTACTGAATACCTTGAAAGATTAGAAGAGGCTAAAAGAAGAGACCACAGAAAGCTTGGTAAAGAGCTTGGTATTTTTGCTTTCTCTGAAAAAGTAGGTGCAGGTCTTCCATTATGGTTACCAAAAGGAACTGCATTAAGAAGAAAATTAGAAAACTTCCTTTCAGAAGCACAGAAAAAAGGAGGATATGAATTTGTAATGTCTCCACATATTGGAGCCAAGGAATTGTATGTAACTTCCGGACACTGGGATAAATATGGCGCAGACAGCTTCCAGCCCATCAAAACTCCAAATGAGGGGGAAGAGTTTTTACTAAAGCCTATGAACTGTCCGCACCACTGTGAAATTTATAAAACTTCACAATGGAGCTACAGAGATCTTCCTAAAAGATATGCAGAATTCGGGACTGTATACAGATATGAGCAAAGTGGAGAGCTTCACGGATTAACAAGAGTTCGTGGATTTACTCAGGATGATGCCCACTTATTCTGTACTCCTGATCAGCTTTCTGAAGAGTTCGAAAAAGTAATTGATTTAACACTTTATGTGTTCAAATCTCTAGGTTTTGAAGATTTTGTAACTCAGGTTTCTTTAAGAGATCCTGAAAACAAAGAGAAATATATCGGTACAGACGAAAACTGGGAAAAAGCTGAAAATGCCATCATTAATGCAGCTCAGAAGAAAGGCCTTAAAACTGTAGTTGAATACGGTGAAGCGGCATTCTATGGTCCTAAGCTTGACTTCATGGTGAAGGACGCGCTAGGAAGAAAATGGCAGCTTGGAACCATCCAAGTAGATTATAATTTACCAGAAAGATTTGATCTTCACTATATCGGAAATGATAATGAAAAACACAGACCGGTAATGATCCACAGAGCACCTTTTGGTTCTATGGAGCGTTTTATTGCGATCTTATTGGAGAACACTGCGGGAGATTTCCCTCTATGGTTGAGTCCGGATCAGTTTATCATTCTTCCAATCAGTGAAAAGTACGTAGATTATGCAAAAAAAGTTTCACAATTTTTGGAAAATCACGATATTAGCGGTCAGATTGATGACAGAAATGAGAAAACGGGTAAAAAAATCCGTGATGCTGAATTAAAGAAGATTCCTTTCATGCTTGTAGTAGGAGAAAATGAAGAGAAAGAAGGCACAATTTCTGTAAGAAGACGTGGCGAAGGAGATCTTGGAGTCATGAATCTGGAAGATTTTGCAGCTTACTTCAAGAAAGAAGCAGCTGTTTAA
- a CDS encoding 2-isopropylmalate synthase yields the protein MNSEKIEIFDTTLRDGEQVPGCKLNTKQKLIIAEKLDELGVDIIEAGFPISSPGDFESVSEISKLVRNATVCGLTRANKKDIDTAAEALRFAKKPRIHTGIGTSDSHIKYKFNSTRENIIERAAEAVRYAKNYVEDVEFYAEDAGRTDNAYLAQVCEAVIKAGATVLNIPDTTGYCLPEEYGQKIKYLKENVKGIEKAVLSCHCHNDLGLATANSISGAINGARQIECTINGLGERAGNTALEEVVMILKQHKHLNLHTNVNSIMLNEMSTMVSDLMGMAVQPNKAIVGANAFAHSSGIHQDGVIKNRETYEIIDPAEVGVNASSIILTARSGRSALAYRFKHIGHDVTKDELDYLYREFLKIADLKKEIGNEDLALIMETCSRKIG from the coding sequence ATGAACTCCGAAAAAATTGAAATTTTTGATACCACGTTGCGCGATGGAGAACAGGTGCCTGGATGTAAATTGAATACAAAACAGAAACTGATTATTGCTGAAAAGCTTGATGAACTGGGAGTTGATATCATAGAAGCAGGATTTCCTATTTCCAGTCCTGGAGATTTTGAATCTGTTTCTGAAATTTCAAAACTCGTAAGAAATGCGACAGTATGCGGATTGACAAGAGCTAACAAAAAAGATATTGATACGGCTGCTGAAGCCTTGAGATTTGCAAAAAAACCAAGAATACATACAGGAATCGGAACCTCTGATTCACATATCAAATACAAGTTCAACTCCACAAGAGAAAATATTATAGAGCGAGCTGCAGAGGCTGTAAGATATGCTAAAAACTATGTTGAAGACGTAGAATTTTATGCAGAAGATGCGGGAAGAACAGATAATGCTTATCTGGCACAGGTATGTGAAGCAGTTATTAAAGCAGGAGCTACGGTTCTGAATATTCCGGATACTACGGGATACTGTTTGCCGGAAGAATATGGACAGAAGATCAAATACCTGAAAGAGAATGTAAAAGGAATTGAAAAAGCAGTTTTATCATGCCATTGTCACAATGATTTAGGTTTAGCTACAGCCAATTCTATTTCCGGAGCTATCAACGGAGCCCGCCAGATTGAATGTACCATTAACGGATTGGGAGAAAGAGCCGGGAATACAGCATTAGAAGAGGTTGTCATGATTCTGAAACAACATAAGCACTTAAACCTGCACACCAATGTCAATTCCATAATGCTTAATGAAATGAGTACAATGGTTTCTGACCTGATGGGAATGGCTGTGCAGCCTAATAAAGCGATTGTAGGAGCTAATGCTTTTGCTCACAGTTCAGGAATTCATCAGGATGGTGTCATCAAAAACAGAGAAACCTATGAAATCATTGATCCTGCTGAAGTAGGTGTAAATGCTTCCTCCATTATTCTTACCGCCAGAAGCGGACGTTCCGCATTGGCTTATCGTTTTAAACACATTGGTCATGATGTTACTAAAGATGAACTGGATTATCTGTATCGGGAATTCTTAAAAATTGCTGATCTTAAGAAAGAAATAGGCAATGAAGATCTCGCACTCATCATGGAAACATGCAGCAGAAAAATAGGATAG
- the infC gene encoding translation initiation factor IF-3: MINDKIRVRELRLVGDNVEPGIYPIDKARQIAAEQELDLVVISDKAEPFIARVLEYKKFLYEQKKKQKELKAKQVKVVVKEIRFGPQTDDHDYEFKKKHAEKFLEEGSKLKTYVFFKGRSIIFKDQGEILLLKLAQELEHVGKVDQLPKLEGKRMIMMMSPKKPAK; this comes from the coding sequence TTGATCAACGATAAAATTCGTGTGAGAGAGCTTCGTTTGGTGGGCGATAACGTAGAGCCGGGAATTTATCCAATTGACAAAGCAAGACAAATTGCTGCGGAACAGGAATTGGATCTAGTAGTAATTTCTGACAAGGCAGAACCTTTTATTGCAAGAGTATTAGAATATAAGAAATTCTTATACGAGCAAAAGAAAAAGCAGAAGGAACTTAAAGCTAAGCAAGTAAAAGTGGTTGTAAAAGAGATCCGTTTCGGACCTCAGACAGATGACCATGATTATGAATTCAAGAAGAAGCATGCTGAGAAATTTCTGGAAGAAGGTTCTAAATTAAAAACCTACGTATTTTTTAAAGGACGTTCGATCATCTTTAAGGATCAGGGAGAAATCTTGCTTTTAAAACTTGCTCAGGAACTAGAGCATGTGGGTAAGGTAGATCAGCTTCCTAAACTTGAAGGAAAGAGAATGATTATGATGATGAGTCCTAAAAAACCAGCAAAATAA
- a CDS encoding resolvase has protein sequence MKPIFQFFISSTVVLMGCNPQNKSSENQKAKTEITQKTITFADFKKIKGVDNVQEVPFQLFTKLDSVQFFVNPNKEAAHLKIAYNKLDNYYGFEEFDDFYSIHYSINNNISNSIEAFVLKSEFTASFDLTLKDINLYEIRSSTWKESQDLKNKSFSKYGTIGEVSEQEFKAASMNRINELLVKNPQIKLKYDNWIYADNGKETMITQHETVSTEEGTLSNEYIGQSPSLHLEVFRENSDEVADSYYTFYNVKSLTNFEISTDSYPQILPGKNRISYISSNNDVGSDFAISQYTAQNHNLETLLYINFTNFKIGDETKAFWKDDKTFYAEVYPTNSSAAKGKKQKAAFIKIQLKDNLF, from the coding sequence ATGAAACCTATATTTCAATTCTTCATATCCTCTACCGTGGTGCTGATGGGATGTAATCCGCAAAATAAATCGTCGGAAAATCAAAAAGCAAAAACTGAAATTACTCAAAAAACAATCACTTTTGCTGATTTCAAAAAAATAAAAGGAGTGGATAATGTACAGGAAGTTCCTTTTCAGTTATTTACCAAACTGGATTCTGTACAGTTCTTTGTGAACCCCAATAAAGAGGCTGCTCACCTGAAAATTGCTTACAATAAACTTGATAATTATTATGGATTTGAAGAGTTTGATGACTTCTACTCTATTCATTACAGCATCAACAATAATATTTCCAACAGTATTGAAGCCTTTGTATTGAAATCAGAATTTACAGCTTCATTTGATTTGACTTTGAAAGATATAAACCTGTACGAGATCAGAAGCAGTACATGGAAAGAGTCTCAGGATCTTAAGAATAAATCATTCAGTAAATATGGTACCATAGGAGAAGTTTCAGAGCAGGAGTTTAAAGCTGCTTCTATGAATAGAATTAATGAGCTTCTGGTGAAAAATCCACAGATAAAACTGAAATATGATAACTGGATATACGCTGACAATGGAAAGGAAACCATGATTACGCAACATGAAACTGTATCTACGGAAGAAGGAACATTATCCAATGAATATATAGGACAATCTCCTTCACTGCACCTGGAGGTTTTCAGAGAAAATTCAGACGAAGTTGCAGATAGCTATTATACATTTTATAATGTAAAATCTTTAACAAATTTTGAAATCTCTACTGATAGCTATCCACAGATTCTTCCCGGTAAAAACCGGATTTCTTATATAAGTTCTAATAATGATGTAGGAAGTGATTTTGCGATCAGTCAATACACAGCACAGAATCATAATCTGGAAACTCTTTTATACATCAATTTTACCAACTTTAAAATTGGAGATGAAACAAAGGCATTCTGGAAGGATGATAAAACGTTTTACGCAGAAGTTTACCCTACGAATTCGTCAGCAGCCAAGGGCAAAAAACAAAAGGCAGCTTTCATCAAAATTCAGTTAAAGGATAATCTGTTTTAA
- a CDS encoding DUF4932 domain-containing protein has translation MKKALFIFVSLGSTFCFSQKGTSKFSVNYNKNIETYFLAEILSAEHRKNNKDFELYKINECSVYQPIVNKVLKKYEHLKNSEIAIATAKINDILIDKYGLFNDMLMNPLMYHQEFPATGWINDYHFSSNNLTEEQNKEVTELIKNYLAELSKFYTKENINQFFIENKTFYKGGINEYNKQIPAGFTNAMEQFYGESFNSYTILISPMMMWPIADGEGRGIATNVISKFGKTDVYEIASPFVRVENEGQFGYDNQFQARFLSVHEFGHSFVNKEVYQHKDQLERFKDLFEKSNLKEVMIKTGGYGDYQTCVVEHLVRLGEIQTAKIQKDFERAEKLETYHVKSNFIFLPLLEEKLKNYNSNRKKYKKFGDFIPQLLDVFENSDIEFINNALDQNKK, from the coding sequence ATGAAAAAAGCACTCTTCATTTTCGTATCATTAGGTTCCACATTTTGTTTTTCACAGAAAGGAACATCTAAATTTTCTGTTAATTACAATAAAAATATTGAGACCTATTTTCTGGCAGAAATTCTTTCCGCAGAACACCGGAAAAATAATAAGGATTTTGAATTATATAAGATAAATGAATGCTCTGTTTATCAGCCTATTGTGAATAAGGTATTGAAAAAATATGAGCATCTGAAAAATTCAGAGATTGCCATTGCAACAGCCAAAATCAATGATATTTTAATTGATAAATATGGTTTATTTAATGATATGCTTATGAACCCGTTGATGTATCACCAGGAATTTCCAGCCACAGGATGGATCAATGATTATCATTTTAGCAGCAATAACTTAACAGAGGAGCAGAACAAAGAAGTTACTGAGTTAATAAAAAATTACCTTGCTGAACTCTCAAAATTTTATACAAAAGAAAATATTAATCAGTTTTTTATTGAGAATAAAACCTTCTATAAAGGGGGAATAAATGAATATAACAAGCAGATTCCTGCTGGTTTTACCAATGCTATGGAACAGTTTTATGGGGAAAGCTTTAATTCTTATACTATTCTGATTTCCCCAATGATGATGTGGCCAATAGCAGATGGTGAAGGAAGAGGAATTGCTACGAACGTCATTTCCAAATTCGGTAAAACAGACGTTTATGAAATCGCAAGTCCATTTGTGAGAGTTGAAAATGAAGGTCAATTTGGATATGATAACCAGTTCCAGGCAAGGTTTCTAAGTGTGCATGAGTTTGGGCATTCTTTTGTAAACAAAGAAGTATATCAACATAAAGATCAACTTGAAAGATTTAAGGATTTATTTGAAAAGTCAAATTTAAAAGAAGTGATGATAAAAACAGGAGGTTACGGAGATTATCAAACCTGTGTTGTTGAGCATTTGGTTAGGCTAGGTGAAATTCAGACGGCAAAAATTCAGAAAGATTTTGAAAGAGCCGAAAAACTTGAAACCTATCATGTGAAAAGCAACTTTATCTTCCTGCCTTTATTAGAGGAAAAATTGAAAAACTATAATTCTAACAGAAAAAAATACAAAAAATTCGGGGATTTTATCCCTCAATTATTGGATGTTTTTGAAAATTCAGATATTGAATTTATCAATAATGCATTAGATCAAAACAAGAAATAA